The sequence GACAAGGCGCCGCACATGTGGGGCGGCTGGGCCGAATATGTCTATGTCGATCTCGAGATGCTGCCGGGCACCAAGATCTACAAGCTGCCCGACGACATGTCGCTGCGCCTCGGCGCGCTGTCCGAGCCGCTGACGTCCTGCATCCGCGCCTTCAACCGCGCCACCCGCGCCGGCGGTTTTTCCTGGGGCGACACGGTGGTGATCCAGGGCTCGGGCCCGATCGGTATTCTCGCAGTCGCCGCCGCAAAGGAGATGGGGGCAGGGCGCGTGATCTGCGTCGGCGCGCCGGAGGAGCCGCGGCTCAAGCTCGCGCGCGAGTTCGGCGCGGAGGCGACCGTGAACATCGAGGAGCTCAAGTCGCCGCAGGACCGCATCGATCGCGTGCGGAAAATCGTCGGCGGCTTCGGCGCCGATCTCGTGATGGATTGCTCGGGCCATCCCACCGCCGGCCCCGAAGGCATCGAGATGCTGCGCGACGGCGGTACCTATGTCGAGATGGGCCAGTTCACCGACGCGGGCTCGATCGACACCTCATGGCACCGCATCTGCACCAAGGATCTCAACGTTCTGGGATCCTGGGGCTTTACCGGCAACGATCTGCCGCTCGGCGTCGACATGCTCTACCGCACGCGTGACAAATATCCCTGGCTGAAGATGCAGACGATCTACCCGTTCACCGAAGAGGGGGTCGCGCAGGCGGTGAAGGACGCGATGGCGATGAAGACGGTGAAGTCGACCATCGTGCCGTGGCCCGAGCTGGTGGAGTGAGGGCGTGTAGCCCGGATGAGCGAAGCGATATCCGGGACCTTTCAAAGACTTTCCCGCATATCGCTTCGCTGATGCGGGCTACGAGTCGGAGTTCGGAATAAGGCACGAAATGACAAACGCACACACTACCGATCCGGCCCGCCGCTCACCCTTCAACGCCATCCGTGCGATCGACTACACCGTCATCTTCGTGCGCGACATGGCCGCGATGCGCAGCTTCTATGAAGACATCCTCGCCTTTCCCCTCTCGCGCGAGCTCTCGCCGAACTGGATCGAGTACGCCCTCGGCAGCAATACCCTGGCTCTGGCAAAACCGAGCCGGACCGCGTCCGATCCGCCGATCCCGGCAGGGAGCGCCTCGCTGCAACTGGCCTTCAAGGTCTCCGCGGCCGAGGTCGATCAATGCGCCGACGAGCTCGTGCGGCAGGGTGTGGCGCTGCTCTCGCCGCCGACAAACCAGTCCTTCGGACATCGCACGCTGTTCTTTCGCGACCCTGACGGCAATCTTCTGGAGGTCTATGCGGAGATCCGAGCGGGAGCCGATGCCCAAAAAGTTCCATCCGATATCCCCGAACTATTCACGCCGAGGTGAAACTTAGGCCCAAGTTCCGGCTTTCATTTCGCGGGAGAGGTGCCGTGAAACGACTCCTGAAACCGGTTACTTACATCCTGGCTGCGATCTACTTCCTGGTGGATGCGGTCTTCATGGCCGTGGCGAGGCCCATCGGCCGCTGGATCGGGCGGCATTTCGAGTTCAGGCGATTGCGCGCCTGGATCAAATCGCTGCCGCCTTATACGTCTCTCGCCCTGTTCTCCGTGCCCGTCATTCTTCTGGAGCCGATCAAGCCCGTCGCAGCCTACCTCGCCGCAACCGGTCAGGTTCTGAGCGGTGCCGTGACCTTCATTGTCGGCGAATTGCTCAAGCTGGTGCTGGTCGAGCGCCTGTTTCATCTCACGCGCGACAAGCTGATGCGAATTCCCGCTTTTGCCTGGGCGTACGGAAAATACGCTGCGGCGAAGGCGTGGCTGCAGGCGACCGAAGCCTGGCGCGCCATCCGGGCCCTGGCTCGCGCGGCCAAGGACACTGTCGTGCGCGCAAAAGCCAGGCTGGTCGGCAGCTTCAGCAAGCTGGCCGCCTCCAGGGATTAGGCAGCGCCAGGCCCGTTGCTCGCTATGCGAGCTTGCGCGCTGCCGCGGTTGCCTTGTCGCCGGTGTTCGGTGTCCCGGTCGGCTCGATCAGCATGAGATGAACCTCCTCGCGGGCCACCGGGCGATGCTCGACACCCTTGGGCACGACGTAGAGCTCGCCCGGACCGAGCCTCACCGTGCGATCGCGCAGTTCGATGTCGAGACTGCCCTTCAGGACCAGGAAGAAATCGTCGGTGTCATCGTGCTTGTGCCAGGTGAATTCGCCCTTCACCTTGACCACCATCACGTCGCAATCGTTGAAGGTCGTGATCGTGCGCGGCGACCAATAATCCCCAAAGGTCGCGAGCTTGTCGGCAAGCGATATGCTGTCGGCCATGTTTCACCCGTTGCTTGTTCGTGAGGCGCGACTTGGGATCGCGTGGCGGGCGCGACAAGGCCGTATTCGTTCACCCGTCGATCCTGCCCTGCGGCGTGGATTCGGAGATCTCAGCACGGCCAGCTTCTATTTGACGTATCCGGACAACATGGCCTGCGCCCATTCCGGGCGGTTGTTGGCGAGTGCGCGCGCCGAGGCGGCCTCCCAGTCGTATTCGAGCGCCAGGAGTTCGACCTGCCAGCCCCTTTTTCCCTTCGTCAGGATCGCGTAGCGGGCGTGAGGCGAGCGATGTTCCAGTTTTGCGGCAAAGGGAATGTCCGCGAAGACTGGGCATCCGACGCTCCCGGGATTGAGGACCAGACACTCGCGCGGCCCCTGAACGACGGCCTGGCGGTGGCTATGGCCACACAGCACCACGCGCGCCGCCGGCTCGCTCGCCAGGCGTGCTTCCAGCACGTCGCGGCGTGCCGGCACAAAGCGGCCGTCATCGAGCGATTCCTCCAGCAGGCACGTCGTATCGTTCTCGGGCGTGCCGTGGCAGGCCAGGATGCCATCGTCCAGTCGCAGTAGGGAGGGCAGGCTGTGGAGGGCGCGCCGCTGCTCCGCAGTCAACGCGTTGCGCGCAAACAGACCTGCCGGCGAGAGCTTGTCGTCCGGGAACTCCTCGATCCAGCGATCATGGTTTCCGCGCACGGTCGGCAACGACAGCGACTGTAGGGCTTCGAAAGTCTCTTTCGGCCACAACGGGCTGGTGACGCAATCCCCGAGGTTGACCGTGCGATCGACGCCCCGTGCCTTGATGTCGGCCAGCACCGCCTCCAGCGCCGCAAGGTTGCCGTGGATGTCGGAAATGACTGCCAATCGCAT is a genomic window of Bradyrhizobium sp. CB1717 containing:
- a CDS encoding metallophosphoesterase family protein; protein product: MRLAVISDIHGNLAALEAVLADIKARGVDRTVNLGDCVTSPLWPKETFEALQSLSLPTVRGNHDRWIEEFPDDKLSPAGLFARNALTAEQRRALHSLPSLLRLDDGILACHGTPENDTTCLLEESLDDGRFVPARRDVLEARLASEPAARVVLCGHSHRQAVVQGPRECLVLNPGSVGCPVFADIPFAAKLEHRSPHARYAILTKGKRGWQVELLALEYDWEAASARALANNRPEWAQAMLSGYVK
- a CDS encoding zinc-binding dehydrogenase, translated to MQQIRVCTHAGPGSEPVIRTVPWPKVGRKAALIKVGACGVCGTDLHILKGHWPKPLPWPFTLGHELGGVIVECGDEFTEDFMSKPLTVGSKVMIPPLMPCGRCYYCIHYPQTANKCLTPVYYGRYLGFDKAPHMWGGWAEYVYVDLEMLPGTKIYKLPDDMSLRLGALSEPLTSCIRAFNRATRAGGFSWGDTVVIQGSGPIGILAVAAAKEMGAGRVICVGAPEEPRLKLAREFGAEATVNIEELKSPQDRIDRVRKIVGGFGADLVMDCSGHPTAGPEGIEMLRDGGTYVEMGQFTDAGSIDTSWHRICTKDLNVLGSWGFTGNDLPLGVDMLYRTRDKYPWLKMQTIYPFTEEGVAQAVKDAMAMKTVKSTIVPWPELVE
- a CDS encoding cupin domain-containing protein — protein: MADSISLADKLATFGDYWSPRTITTFNDCDVMVVKVKGEFTWHKHDDTDDFFLVLKGSLDIELRDRTVRLGPGELYVVPKGVEHRPVAREEVHLMLIEPTGTPNTGDKATAAARKLA
- a CDS encoding VOC family protein yields the protein MTNAHTTDPARRSPFNAIRAIDYTVIFVRDMAAMRSFYEDILAFPLSRELSPNWIEYALGSNTLALAKPSRTASDPPIPAGSASLQLAFKVSAAEVDQCADELVRQGVALLSPPTNQSFGHRTLFFRDPDGNLLEVYAEIRAGADAQKVPSDIPELFTPR